From one Streptomyces sp. WMMC940 genomic stretch:
- a CDS encoding DUF742 domain-containing protein, translated as MATPPGGHPYDGAQQSPGEHAQNRFNFPSSPSRGGGPQPYQRPQQPYDPSYHQPQGPRSQPVAPRRAPEPSQASGTNNPLVRPYAMTGGRTRPRYQLAIEALVSTTADPARLQGQLPEHQRICRLCLEIKSVAEISALLSIPLGVARILVADLAEAGLVAIHQPGGDESAGGQPDVTLLERVLSGLRKL; from the coding sequence GACACCCATACGACGGGGCTCAGCAGTCTCCGGGTGAGCACGCTCAGAACCGCTTCAACTTCCCCTCTTCACCGAGCAGAGGCGGCGGTCCCCAGCCCTACCAGCGGCCGCAGCAGCCGTACGACCCGTCGTACCACCAGCCGCAGGGCCCCCGGAGCCAGCCGGTGGCTCCCCGCCGGGCACCTGAGCCGTCGCAGGCGTCGGGCACCAACAATCCGTTGGTGCGTCCTTACGCGATGACCGGCGGCCGGACCCGGCCCCGCTACCAGCTCGCCATCGAGGCGCTGGTCAGCACCACGGCCGATCCCGCGCGGCTGCAAGGGCAGTTGCCCGAGCACCAGCGGATCTGCCGACTGTGCCTCGAGATCAAGTCGGTGGCCGAGATCTCGGCACTTCTCTCCATCCCCCTCGGCGTCGCCCGGATCCTCGTAGCCGACCTGGCCGAGGCCGGACTCGTCGCCATCCACCAGCCCGGCGGCGACGAGTCCGCCGGCGGCCAGCCAGACGTGACACTGCTCGAAAGGGTGCTCAGTGGACTTCGCAAGCTCTAG